A region from the Methanofollis liminatans DSM 4140 genome encodes:
- a CDS encoding DUF2117 domain-containing protein, with amino-acid sequence MISGDRPVMVVHGPEPFDRGDVGRLLDALGPCRVLVSGVMGRTAAEESGVACEYCGVPPSMVFAHLTGPAFLLNRGKTPESGMVFGEIVAGRLKGGPVHVECSSETVFCWNGGDRALAGDLARALGYDRVTATAAARPREAVRTIRGCLPGEPVCVNGIVIGRATAAEVLLRDAGGEVEAVSGLDVKPHGLEKLHRTGRIDLAAAWCKSGHIRQKAPAQVTVPGKSGRVVLLDHCAHRFYDLVTPATCGVLAIGDDTTTVAGHIAGHLGIPVLGVTDGDPDGVVGGTFPPGSLVLEAIAGRDDEIGLTIAGMIPDRETDWSCWVDNVLETMGNSVRPALDLR; translated from the coding sequence ATGATATCAGGTGACAGGCCCGTCATGGTCGTCCACGGCCCCGAACCCTTCGACAGGGGAGACGTAGGTCGCCTGCTGGATGCTCTCGGACCGTGCCGGGTCCTTGTCTCGGGAGTGATGGGACGGACCGCAGCCGAAGAGTCGGGGGTCGCCTGCGAATATTGCGGCGTCCCCCCGAGCATGGTCTTCGCCCACCTCACCGGGCCCGCCTTCCTCCTCAACCGGGGGAAGACGCCCGAGTCGGGAATGGTCTTCGGCGAGATCGTGGCCGGGAGGCTAAAGGGTGGCCCGGTCCATGTCGAATGCTCCTCTGAAACGGTTTTCTGCTGGAACGGCGGCGATCGGGCGCTTGCCGGAGACCTGGCCCGGGCGCTCGGCTACGACAGGGTCACGGCCACGGCGGCAGCCCGGCCCCGCGAGGCTGTCCGGACGATCCGCGGGTGCCTGCCCGGCGAACCGGTCTGCGTGAACGGGATCGTGATCGGCAGGGCGACGGCGGCAGAGGTCCTCCTCCGCGATGCCGGAGGAGAGGTCGAGGCAGTATCAGGGCTCGACGTCAAGCCCCACGGCCTCGAAAAACTCCACCGGACCGGCCGGATCGATCTCGCCGCCGCATGGTGCAAGAGCGGCCATATCAGGCAGAAGGCCCCGGCGCAGGTGACCGTCCCGGGAAAGAGCGGCAGGGTCGTCCTCCTCGACCACTGCGCCCACCGCTTCTATGACCTGGTGACACCGGCCACCTGCGGCGTCCTGGCGATCGGCGACGACACCACCACCGTCGCCGGGCATATCGCCGGCCACCTCGGCATCCCGGTCCTGGGCGTCACCGACGGAGACCCCGACGGTGTGGTTGGCGGGACCTTTCCCCCGGGATCACTCGTCCTGGAGGCGATCGCCGGGCGAGACGACGAGATCGGCCTCACGATCGCGGGGATGATTCCAGACCGGGAGACGGATTGGTCCTGCTGGGTCGATAACGTACTGGAGACGATGGGAAATTCGGTCCGTCCTGCCCTCGATCTCAGGTGA